In Chloroflexota bacterium, one genomic interval encodes:
- the ychF gene encoding redox-regulated ATPase YchF: MSIDVGIIGPGKSGKTAIFSALTGSKAEAGSFASDGLAAHIGVAKVPEPRLQTLADMLQPKRVVPAEVRYIDVGASVKSLATAKGIGGELLSQLSNADALINVVRAFANDSVPHPEGSLDAERDIATMNIELIFSDLAIIERRLERIEDSLKGAKPPERQAILHEQETLLKFKAELEKDVPIRALSLAAGDARLLAGYQFLTAKPLLIVVNIGEEQLSETTSLEVELNSRHTQEKSRIIALCGKLEMEFGQLDEQAASEFRADFGLTESGLDRVIKQSYELLGLVSFFSTAHGEVKAWSIPNGTSAVKAAGKIHTDMERGFIRAEVISFDDLVKCGNLAEGRKHGLLRLEGKEYVVQDGDVITFLFNV, encoded by the coding sequence GTGGCAAAACCGCTATCTTTAGTGCCCTGACCGGAAGTAAGGCTGAGGCCGGAAGCTTTGCCAGCGATGGTCTCGCCGCTCACATTGGCGTAGCCAAAGTCCCCGAGCCACGCCTGCAGACGCTGGCCGATATGTTGCAGCCCAAACGCGTGGTCCCCGCCGAGGTACGTTACATCGACGTCGGTGCTTCCGTGAAGAGCCTGGCGACCGCTAAAGGGATTGGCGGCGAACTGCTCAGCCAGCTCAGCAATGCCGATGCGCTGATTAACGTGGTACGGGCCTTTGCCAACGATAGCGTACCCCACCCCGAAGGCAGCCTTGACGCAGAGCGCGACATCGCCACCATGAATATAGAACTCATTTTTTCCGACCTGGCCATCATCGAACGGAGGCTGGAGAGAATAGAGGATTCTCTGAAAGGGGCCAAACCACCGGAGCGCCAGGCCATCCTTCACGAGCAGGAGACCCTGCTGAAGTTCAAGGCGGAACTGGAAAAAGACGTACCCATACGGGCGCTATCACTTGCCGCAGGGGATGCTCGGCTGCTCGCCGGCTATCAGTTCCTCACCGCCAAACCTTTGCTCATCGTGGTCAATATCGGAGAGGAACAACTGTCTGAGACCACCAGCCTTGAAGTCGAGTTGAACTCCCGCCATACACAGGAGAAGTCTCGTATCATCGCCCTGTGCGGCAAACTGGAAATGGAGTTCGGCCAGCTTGATGAACAAGCTGCCTCCGAGTTCCGCGCTGATTTCGGCCTGACCGAATCAGGGCTCGACCGTGTTATCAAGCAGTCCTACGAGCTGCTGGGACTGGTCTCGTTTTTCTCCACCGCCCACGGTGAGGTGAAAGCCTGGTCCATTCCAAACGGCACCAGCGCGGTGAAAGCCGCCGGCAAAATTCACACCGACATGGAACGGGGGTTCATCAGGGCCGAGGTCATCAGCTTCGACGACCTGGTCAAGTGCGGCAATCTAGCCGAAGGGCGCAAACACGGACTGCTCAGACTTGAGGGAAAAGAGTATGTCGTTCAGGATGGCGATGTTATCACCTTTCTGTTCAACGTGTAG